TTCACGCCCAGCCAGCGCATCAGCGCCACGTCTTCGCGCCAGCGGTGGTAGTGGTCGCAGGCGACCTTGCCGTCCGAGCCGTCGCTGATTTTGCCCGGCGTGGCGGCGAAGCGGTCCCAGATGGACTCACCGCGCCCATCTGCGTGGGTGGCACCCTCAATCTGGAAGGCGGAGGTGGCCACACCCCACAGGAAGTCATTGGGGAACTGCCGCATTGTCGGAGGCTCCTTTCGGGGATTCGAAATGGCAGCGGACCGTGTGGTCCGCGGGATGGACGTGAGACGGGGGAACGGTGTCGTGGCAGCGCGCGTCCGCGTGGGGACAGCGGGGCGCGAAGGGGCAACCGCCCACGGGCATCGGGCCGGTCGCCGGACGCACGGGGAGCGGGGTGTTCAGGAAGTCCGCGCCATCCGGCACGGCGGACAGGAGCAGGCGCGTGTACGGGTGCCGAGGCGCCGCGAGCACGTCGGCCGTCCGGCCCGACTCCACGACGCTGCCCGCGTAGAGGACGAGGACGCGGTCGGCCAGATGCCGGGCGCTGGCGAGGTCGTGTGTGATGAAGAGGATGCCGATGCCGCGCTCACGCGTCAGGCCGCGCAGGAGCTGGAGCACGCCCCGGCGCGTGGACACGTCCAGCATGGAGGTGGGCTCGTCCGCGATGATGACGTCCGGCTCCACCGCCAGCGCGCGCGCCACGGCCACGCGCTGGCGCTGGCCTCCGGAGAGCTCGTGCGGATGGCGTTGGGCCATCTGGTCCGCGGGCGTGAGGCCCACCGATTCGAGCAGGGCGTGGATGCGCGCCTTCACGTCGGCGCGCGTGGCCCGGCCGTGGCGCAGCAGCGGGCGCTCCAGGTGGTGGGCCACGGTGTGGACGGGGTTGAGCGAGGCGAAGGGGTCCTGGAACACCATCTGCACCCGGCCGCGGTAGGCGAGCGACGCGCCGCCGCGCTCCTGCGCGAGCACGTCCTCGCCGCCCAGCCGCAGGGTGCCCGCGTCAGGCGTGTCCAGGCGGGCCAGCACGCGGGCCAGCGTGGACTTGCCGCTGCCGGACTCGCCCACCAGCGCGACGATTTCACCGCGCTCCAGCGTGAAGGAGACGTGGTTGAGGAGGGTGCGGCGCTCGCGGGACAGGAAGCCGCCCACGGGCACCGTGCGCAGCAGGCCGGTGGCCTCCAGCAGGGGCTGGCTCATGGGTGCCTCCCAGTGAGGATGCTCGCGCGATTGCGTGTGGCGACGCCTTGGCGCGCACAGTGGCGGGGCGCGGTTGCTGCCTGAAGGGGAAGCGTCATCGTCCACCGCACTGGACCGTGGGCCTCGCCACCGAGCGCCCCGACTTGAGGGGCTCCTGTGCGCCCTCCGCACTGGGGCGCGGTTGCTGCCTGCGGGAGCAGCATCATCTTCAACTTCGCTTCGCCGTGGTCTGTGCCACCGAGCGACTCGTCTTGGGGGGCACCTCCGCGCCGGGGCGCGGTTGCTGCCTGAAGGGGAAGCGTCATCGTCCACCTCCCTGCGCCGTGGCCTGTGCCACCGCGTGCTCCGGCGCCACGTTGGCGGGCACCTGCTGCGCATCCGCCGCGCTCAGGTGCGGGAAGGCGGACAGCAGCAGGCGTGTGTACGGGTGGCGCGCGTCCGTGCGCAGGCGCTCGGCGGTGTCCACCTCCACCAGCTTGCCGCCTTGAAGCACGCCCACGCGGTCCGACAGCGCGAGCAGCAGCGGCAGGTCGTGGGTGATGAACAGCACCGCGAAGCCCAGCCGCTGCTTCAACTCCAGTACACGCTGGAGCAGCTCCTTCTGCACCACGACGTCCAGCGCCGTGGTCGGCTCGTCCATCACCACCAGCTTCGGCTCCAGGGCCAGCGCCAGCGCGATGCCCACGCGTTGCCGCATGCCACCAGAGAGCTGGTGCGGCCACGCGTCCACCAACTGCGGCGCCAGCCCCACCATGGCCAGCAGCTCCCTGGCGCGGGCATACGCCGCCGCGCGCGTCGTGCGCCCGTGCGCCGCGAGCGTGTCGTGGAACTGGTCTCCCAGCGTGAGCACGGGGTTGAGCGCGCTCATCGCGCTCTGGAAGACCATGGACACCTTGCTCCAGCGGTACGCGCGCACGGAGTCCTCGTCGAGCGCCGTGACGTCCGTGCCATCCAGCACGATGCGTCCCTGGGTGATGCTGGCGGCCGGAGGCAACAGGCGCAGCAGCGCGTAGCCCAGCGTGGACTTGCCGCTGCCGGACTCACCCGCGAGGCCGAACACCTCGCCTGGGGCGATGTCGAAGGACACGGAGTCCACGACCCGCGCCGGGCCGCGCTCCGTGGCGTACTCGATGCACACGTCACGGATGCTCAGCAGGGCGCCCGACGGAGCCGGCGCTTCCTCCGGCGCGGGTTGCGCCGAGCGCACCGCCGTGGTCGTCACCGGAGGCGCCTTCAGCGCCGGGTTGGTCACCTCGTCGATGGCGGAGCTCAGCAGCGTCAGCGAGAAGCCCACCAGCGCGATGCACATGCCCGTGGGCACGAAGACCCACCACGAGCGCGTCAGCAGCGCGGCGTCATTGCCCGCCCAGTACAGGTTGGTGCCCCACGTCACCGAGCCCACGTCGCCCAGCCCCAGGAACTCCAGGCCCACCTGTGCGCCCACCGCGTAGAGCGTGTTCCCGATGAACGACGAGCCCAGCAGCGACGCCATGTTGGGCAGCAGTTGCTGGACGACGATGCGCGAGCGGCTCTCACCCGAGACGAGCGCGGCGGAGACGAAGTCCCGGTTGCGCAGCGCCATGGCCTCGGCGCGGAAGACGCGCGCGTTCCAGGCCCAGCCCGCCAGGGACAGCACCACCACCATGCGGAAGGGGCCGGAGGGCAGGTAGGCGCCCAGGACGATGGCCAGCGGCAGGCCCGGGATGACGAGGAAGACGTTGGTGGTGAGCGTCAACACGTCATCCACGCGCCGGCCCAGGTACCCGGACGTCACGCCGATGA
This genomic window from Myxococcus hansupus contains:
- a CDS encoding ABC transporter ATP-binding protein, translated to MSQPLLEATGLLRTVPVGGFLSRERRTLLNHVSFTLERGEIVALVGESGSGKSTLARVLARLDTPDAGTLRLGGEDVLAQERGGASLAYRGRVQMVFQDPFASLNPVHTVAHHLERPLLRHGRATRADVKARIHALLESVGLTPADQMAQRHPHELSGGQRQRVAVARALAVEPDVIIADEPTSMLDVSTRRGVLQLLRGLTRERGIGILFITHDLASARHLADRVLVLYAGSVVESGRTADVLAAPRHPYTRLLLSAVPDGADFLNTPLPVRPATGPMPVGGCPFAPRCPHADARCHDTVPPSHVHPADHTVRCHFESPKGASDNAAVPQ
- a CDS encoding dipeptide/oligopeptide/nickel ABC transporter permease/ATP-binding protein; protein product: MRDLLRRLLRQRKAAVGGSILLGFIVLALIGPWLVMDPTELAGRPHQPPSSAHWFGTTGQGQDVLAQTVVGARETLAIGFAVGALVTLMGALIGVTSGYLGRRVDDVLTLTTNVFLVIPGLPLAIVLGAYLPSGPFRMVVVLSLAGWAWNARVFRAEAMALRNRDFVSAALVSGESRSRIVVQQLLPNMASLLGSSFIGNTLYAVGAQVGLEFLGLGDVGSVTWGTNLYWAGNDAALLTRSWWVFVPTGMCIALVGFSLTLLSSAIDEVTNPALKAPPVTTTAVRSAQPAPEEAPAPSGALLSIRDVCIEYATERGPARVVDSVSFDIAPGEVFGLAGESGSGKSTLGYALLRLLPPAASITQGRIVLDGTDVTALDEDSVRAYRWSKVSMVFQSAMSALNPVLTLGDQFHDTLAAHGRTTRAAAYARARELLAMVGLAPQLVDAWPHQLSGGMRQRVGIALALALEPKLVVMDEPTTALDVVVQKELLQRVLELKQRLGFAVLFITHDLPLLLALSDRVGVLQGGKLVEVDTAERLRTDARHPYTRLLLSAFPHLSAADAQQVPANVAPEHAVAQATAQGGGR